From the Paenibacillus sp. MMS20-IR301 genome, the window CTTGGGCATCTGGAGTGCCATGTCGCCTGCGATAATCCGGCCAGCCTGAAAATGTGCTTCAACAGCGGGCTTGCCGCCGTAGACCTGGTAAGCGGTCCTACGGGCAAGCCCACGCTGCTGCTGCGTTCTCCCGGGACTGCTGCAGCGGTGTCAAATCTTCGACAAGAAGGTGAACTCCTGTGCCAGAGCCCGTCTTAGGCATCCTCACGCTGTACCTGAATGACGCCAAGCAGCTTGAAGAGAAGAGCGTGTACCGGAGGATGATCATTGAGGGCAGCCGGATCGGCCTCGATGTCTTCGTATTCACTCCCGCCGATGTGCACGTCAGCAAAGAAATGATCCATGCGCTGGTCTATGATGTGACTAAAGGGAGCTGGTCGCGCAAATGGCGTCCATTCCCTAATATGATCTACGACCGCTGCCGGATTCAGCGCAGCCAGCGGTTTCAGCAGCTGCTGCGCTTCCGTACCCGCTATAACCACCTTACCTTCCTGAACCGGCCGCTGCGCAACAAGTGGACGGTTCATCAGACTTTCGCGCAGCGGAGCCGCTTCCGCCAGCATCTGCCGGAGACGCTGCTCTACCAGTCCTCCGGCGATCTGCAGCGGATGCTGAAGTTCACGCCGGTTGTCTACGTGAAGCCGATCAACGGCACCGGCGGACGCGGTATCCTGCGGATCGAACGGACGCGGGAGGGCAAGTCCCTGTACGATATCCAGGGACGCCGCCAGAGCCGGCAGATCATCGCTCCGCGCAAGGTGTCGCAGGCGCGGCTGGAGTCTATTGTCCGCCAGTGGTGCCTCGGCGGACGGTTCCTGGTGCAGCAGGGTATCCCGCTGCGCCTGCCAAGCGGACGGTATCACGATTACCGGATGCTCGTGCAGAAGAACGGCCAGGGCGCCTGGGAGTTCACCGGCATGGCCGGCCGGGTGGGCGCCGCCCGCAGCGTCACCTCCAATCTGCACGGCGGCGGCCACGCCATGCGTGCGGAGACGCTGCTGAAGCA encodes:
- a CDS encoding YheC/YheD family protein, encoding MPEPVLGILTLYLNDAKQLEEKSVYRRMIIEGSRIGLDVFVFTPADVHVSKEMIHALVYDVTKGSWSRKWRPFPNMIYDRCRIQRSQRFQQLLRFRTRYNHLTFLNRPLRNKWTVHQTFAQRSRFRQHLPETLLYQSSGDLQRMLKFTPVVYVKPINGTGGRGILRIERTREGKSLYDIQGRRQSRQIIAPRKVSQARLESIVRQWCLGGRFLVQQGIPLRLPSGRYHDYRMLVQKNGQGAWEFTGMAGRVGAARSVTSNLHGGGHAMRAETLLKQWLGSEERADKAMRTAEKLGLEAAAYLEDSFGALCELALDLAIDREGRIYVLEVNPKPAREVFARSGDSATYRKALIRPLEYAMWVYKNKNTPSAAKTTEE